The sequence below is a genomic window from Armatimonadota bacterium.
AACCGCAACCAGCGCGATGAAGGGAAACAGAAAATTGTGCAGTGTGGAGAAATGAGAATCCACAACAAGCAAATTGTGGCCGCCTGTGTAATAGTAAGCCAGCCCGGCAGAACCCACGAATAAAACCAGGCCACAGACAAATTGAATGTGCATAAGAACAAGCGAAAAAACTGACCTCTCCGGTAAAAGCGCCGCCAAATTTCGTATAAAGGAGATCAAATGCTGCACTAATGCGGTAAGCCAATGTGGCAAGGTTTCTAGTAGATTGTGGTAAAAACTCTTTGTGTCACTGTTTTTCTCAATACACTTTATGATTGCAGAAGATACGTATCTGCCGAGTATGACAATGAAGCTTGTTATGACGACACAGACTATTGCAGGAAATGTCCCGAGAACGCATATGGCTGCCCAGAATATGGGGCTGCCGGGAGAAACAGCATATCCTTTCTCCTGATCTGAATATCTGCATATTACTGCCATCAGTTCAGCAAGAGTTATTGCAATTATAAACCATACGACTCCAAGCCACGGGTTTCCGATTATCGGCGTCTTGTAATATGCCACAATCGTGAGTGCGACGGCGATGACAAGCAGCGCCACACACACGATTATGTAGGATTTCATTGCATTGCTCATCTGGCAGCACCATAAAAAGCAGATTCCTCACATTCGTTCGGAATGACGGGTTTTCGCAGCACTTCACATTCGTTCAGAATGATGGTGTGCACACGCAGTGTAGCAGTGCGCGCATTAGTGCATGAATTGTATAGTGCACACAACACTCTGCGCTCCCAGCGAGTGACATGAGATGATTCGGGTTGTAAAAAAGATGAAGCAGACTGTGCCATTGTTCACTGTTATTCAAATCTCACGATAGGCTGTGCTGTTCAAGGCAATTATACCTATTAGTAATTATGGCACGACATTCTAATACATGCAGGATTTGCAAGAGTTCATTCTCCTTAAGTACAATTTCACCAGCCTGGGAGGGCGAGGTTCCCACCGAGCCTGGCTGCGCCACATAATCTTGGCTCAGCAGGAGCTTCTCCTCCCGGGAAAGCTCGTACTCACTAAGAATGAGATGTTAACAGAATTTTGATGAGCCAACGGCGAGCAGAGTCACATTCGTTTTTGCCAATAGCAATGAACCACAAAATTATCCTCTCGGAGGGAATATGGTCCACGACGCGCCAGCGGAAGCCGCCAGAGCGGCTAGCCCCAACAGAACCTTGAACAAGCGACTCATGATTTTTCAACCCCTTTCGGTTTTTTGCTAGCCCGTATCGCTCAACAGGCCGCCATAAACCGCTTCGCTCGGGTTGAGTTCTCGCTTACTGCCTACTCGCTAATGCCGTTGGCTCAAAATTGATTGTGATGGAAACGACACCCGACTGATTGCTTAAGATTGCTCCAAAGCGCACAGTCTGCGGTTTATCGCATCCAGTGTAGCATTCACCACACCTTTCCAAACATCCTGCTTGATAAGAGCACTTCCTGTCAACAAATCTTCACCACGGTTTGTAATCATACTCACCAGCACAACGGCCGCTTTCCGGCCGCCTACTTGTGACTCGACCACATCCTCAAGCACAAAACTGCTCTCCACCTGCCCGAAATCTTCGACAGCTCGAAGAGTAGCGCTTGCAATGAGTTTCATCTGACCATTAGGCGTAGGCGTGCCGCTGGCTGAGCCTGAGCACATGATGCCGTCCTTGGTGAGGCGAACCGTGGCTTCGGTCCTGCTTCCATTGAGGGATATAGATACATCGGCGAATTTTAATCTTGTGTGATCGTAGCGTGGCGACGAGCCGCCAGCAACTTGCGCAACGGATACTTTTTTGTGATCGATGACCACGCCCAAACGTGCCATTACAGCGGACTCAACATCGCGCACAACCTGCTTGGGGGATCTGTCCGAGCTTGTAAGAACATGTATCTCGGCTATGTCCCCCTTTTCGTCTTCCACAACACTTACCGCAATCACGTCTCTGAGCCTACCTATAATAGACTCAATGTCGCCTGCGCTAACCTGGCGTTCCACTGCCATGTTGCGGACCTCCCTTCCTCTATTGCCATCCTGGCTAGCGGAAGTTAGCCCCTAATTCTCCCATTAGGGCTTCCTTAATACCCGCCAGAACGGTGTTCACTTCATCGTCTGTCAGAGTCTTTTCTTGGGATCGGAACACTATGGATACTGTCAGACTTCGACGTCCCAACCCAATCTGCTCGCCCTTATACACATCCAGCAGATCGACGTCCGCAACCAAACCCTTGCCCGATCCTTGGACAAGACGTTCAAGCTTAGTGTATTCTAATTCATCATCAACAACAACCGCGAGGTGCCGGTATAGAGCCGGGAACCGAGCCGGTTCCTTGTATTTGACAATCTTGGGGGATGCCGCCATTAGAGCCTCGAAATCAAGCTCAAAGACGTATGGCCTTCCCCTAAGATCAAACGACTCCCTCACGTCCGGCGCGGCTTCGCCTAATATTCCGACTTCGTTATCTGCAATGATAATCTTTGCCGCGCGCGTTGCATGCAACATCGGGACCTGCGCCGCCTTATACTCGGCTCCTGTGATCCCTAAACCATCCAATAGATTTTCAACCACGGCCTTACAAGTATAGAAATCCACCTGCAATGCCTCTTCGGGCAGACTCCAGGCGCTTGCGGCCATGTTTCCGATCATTGCCCCCGCAATCGAGAGCCTTTCACCATGTCCCGTGTCCGAAGTCTTAAAGTAAACCTTGCCTACCTCGAACACTGAGACATCGTTTGTGCCGTATGACTGGTTTCTCGCGATAACCTGCAGCAGGTTAGGAAACAGGTCGGTGCGCATGGCATCAAGATCTTCAGTCAGCGGGTTTCTGACCGTGAGACTAATATCCGACTTGCCGGTCATCTCAGCTAATGAGCTGCTCACCAGTGAATGAGTGAGCGCCTCCTGGCAACCGCAGGTCATCAATATTCGTCTGACCCTGTCTCTGAAAAGACCTTCGGGACTGTCCTTACCCTGCAGCGAAGACTTCGGCAGCGTCATAGCAAAGTTTTCGTAGCCGTATACTCTGCCTACCTCTTCGACAACATCTATCTCGCGAGTTATATCCGCCCTGAACGTGGGAACCCTGCAGATGAGCAAACCATCCCGCAATGAGGTCTCAATTTCAAGGCTATTCAGGTAATCGACCATCGAATCGGTGTCGATGTCGGTACCTAAAATATCATTCACACGCTTCGGCCTGACTTTTATCTCAATCGGCTCTACCGGAGACGGGTATACGTCTACCATGCCCTTTGAGACCGTGCCCTCCCCCAACTCGCTTATCAACTGCGCAGCCCTTATGGCCGCCGTCGGAGCGATTGAAGGGTCGACCGAACGCTCGTATCTGTATGACGACTCAGTTACAAGCCCCAGGTGCTTTGAAGTGCGCCTGATGCTTACACTATTAAAGTTAGCCGACTCTATTAAAATATCCTGCGTCTGCTCGCTAATTTCTGAATCAATTCCACCCATAATCCCCGCAAGAGCTACAGGACGGTCTGAATCGGCGATGACGAGCATGTCATTTTCTAGTTTTCGCTCTTGGCCGTCGAGTGAGACGATCACCTCACCCGGCTTTGCACGGCGAACAATTATCTGTGAATTGTGCAGGAGGTGGTAATCGAATGCATGCAGAGGCTGGCCGAGTTCAAGCATTACATAATTGGTGACGTCCACAACATTGTTGATCGGGCGCATACCGGCTGCGATCAGACGGTCTTTGAGCCAGCCTGGAGACTGCTTGATCTTGACGCCTCTAACTACTATGCCGACGTATCGTCTGCACAGGTCGGGGTCGTCAATGCGAATCTTTATAAGATCGGAAGTAGGCGGCTCACTGCCCTCGACATTCGCCGAAGGTATCTTCGCCTTTGCGCCTACCAGAGGTGCGCACTCCCTGGCCGCGCCCAGCACGGAGAGCCAGTCGCCCCTGTTTGGAGTGACCTTGACATCCCAGACGATGTCGGCAGCGGCGCCGCTGCCGCCTGCTTTGGCTATGGCCTCTTTGCTCAGAGGAATCGTCTCCTCTACCTCGAGGCCCGCCATCGTGAGCTTTGTCGCAAGCTCATCAAGCGGACAGTTTATATCTATATATTCTCTAAGCCAATTAGTTGATAGTTTCATTTGACCTTAACCTATAGCGCTAAAAGCAGATTTCATTCGGAATAACTTTGCGCGAACACGTCATATCCGCGATCAGATATCGCGATATTCTTTTTCGGGCGCGATCGGATATCGCGCCCGAACATGGAAATCAATACTAAATACTCAATACTAAATACTAAATTTTAGAACTGCCTCAAGAACCTGAGGTCGTTTTCCATGAACAATCGCAGGTCGCCGATGCCGTGCATGAGCATAGGCATTCTCTCTATTCCGAACCCGAACGCAAAGCCTGTATACTCCTCGGAGTCTATTCCGGCTCCTTCGAGAATGTTAGGGTGGATCATTCCCGCGCCGGCAAGCTCCAGCCAGCCGCTGCCCTTGCATATGTTGCAGCCTTTACCGCCGCATATGGTGCAGGTGACCGCCACCTCAGCGCCCGGCTCCACGAACGGGAAGAAGTCCGGTCTGAACCTAACATCCACATTCGGGCCGAACATCTCAACCGCGAACTGATGCATCGTGCCCTTGAGATCAGCCATTGTAATGCCGTGGTCTATAGTAAAACAGTCGACCTGATGGAACGTGTGGCCGTGAGTGGCGTCAACTGCATCGACCCGATAGGTCTTAC
It includes:
- the pheT gene encoding phenylalanine--tRNA ligase subunit beta; protein product: MKLSTNWLREYIDINCPLDELATKLTMAGLEVEETIPLSKEAIAKAGGSGAAADIVWDVKVTPNRGDWLSVLGAARECAPLVGAKAKIPSANVEGSEPPTSDLIKIRIDDPDLCRRYVGIVVRGVKIKQSPGWLKDRLIAAGMRPINNVVDVTNYVMLELGQPLHAFDYHLLHNSQIIVRRAKPGEVIVSLDGQERKLENDMLVIADSDRPVALAGIMGGIDSEISEQTQDILIESANFNSVSIRRTSKHLGLVTESSYRYERSVDPSIAPTAAIRAAQLISELGEGTVSKGMVDVYPSPVEPIEIKVRPKRVNDILGTDIDTDSMVDYLNSLEIETSLRDGLLICRVPTFRADITREIDVVEEVGRVYGYENFAMTLPKSSLQGKDSPEGLFRDRVRRILMTCGCQEALTHSLVSSSLAEMTGKSDISLTVRNPLTEDLDAMRTDLFPNLLQVIARNQSYGTNDVSVFEVGKVYFKTSDTGHGERLSIAGAMIGNMAASAWSLPEEALQVDFYTCKAVVENLLDGLGITGAEYKAAQVPMLHATRAAKIIIADNEVGILGEAAPDVRESFDLRGRPYVFELDFEALMAASPKIVKYKEPARFPALYRHLAVVVDDELEYTKLERLVQGSGKGLVADVDLLDVYKGEQIGLGRRSLTVSIVFRSQEKTLTDDEVNTVLAGIKEALMGELGANFR